The window CGCTGGTAATCCAGCCGTTTTCCCCGAGGATCGGTTTGATATTTTGTCCCGGAACCACGGTATCCATATGACAGGTGAACAGCAGCTTAGGTGCTGCCGCACCGCTGACGGCTGCCCAGGTTACGAACAGATTGCCCGCTCCATGTCCGGTACGCTCCTGGGAGTTATCCTCGATGGCTGTTAGACCCAGAGCACTGAATTTTCCTTTTAGCACATCGGCTATCTGCCGTTCATTTCCGGTTTCGCTGTCCACACGGACAAGCTCCATGAACTCCTGAATCAATCGGTCTTGTACTATCACTTAGGCTTCCCTCTCTTTCACAGATACGTTACAATAGTGGTAATGCTTATTTTCATGTACGCTTTTAACTTAAACTAATCCCAAAGGAGTCACACATGAATCGTCAAAAATGGTTTCGTGTCGTCATTTATGTCATGCTGATCGCCATGGTCGCCTCAACCGTGCTGCTGGTAATCGAGCCCTTTATGGCCGGTTAACGGACAAGCCTTGACACATTAATAACAGCGTCCGGTTTCCGGGCGCTGTTTGGCCTGCCGCAGCTGCCGCTTAATCTGCCGGAACCGGGCTTTCCGCTCGAACCGCTTCATAAGGAAAATGGCGCAGAAAATAAGGAATCAATGCCTCCGCCACCTGTTCCAGTTCAAAAGAACGGCCGCTGCATTCCTCCAGTGACGTGATTCCATAACTCGAAATGCCGCAAGGAATAATCCCCTGAAATCCGCGCCGTCCGATTCCCTCCGAGATATTGAAGGCAAACCCGTGGCTGGTGATAAAGCCTCTGCGTGATCTGCTTTTGTTGAACTTGACACCAATCGCACAGATTTTCTCATCCCCGACCCATACACCGGTATATTCCGGCTTGCGTGTCCCCTCTATTCCCTGGGCTGCCAAATAATCAATAATAACAGACTCCAGGCGGCGCAGATAACCGCGTAAATCCACCTTGCCCTCTTCCCCGAGCTTTAGCAGCGGATAGCCGACAAGCTGGCCCGGCCCATGATATGTAATGTCTCCTCCGCGGTCGATTTCAAACAAGGCAATACCTTGCTCCTCCAGCTGTTCCTTGCTTAAGAGCAGATGCTCCGGATGATTCTGTGAACCGATGGTGTAGGTAGGCGGATGCTGCAAAAGAATCAGCTGTTCATTAGCCTCTCCGGCATCGATCGCCAGTACGGATTTCTTTTGCAGCTCCCAGGCCGTTCCATACTCCATCAGGGGGTGATATGAAAGCTCCAGCTTACCAGGTTCCGGTTGATTCATCACTTCAGCTCCCCGCTTGGATTTCAGTCTTCCGAATTAGGATTCATATATAAACTAATACAATTTGGTGTCGGGCGTATAGCTTTCCAGATTATCTTTTACACGTTGCAGGAAACGGCCGCAAATGACGCCGTCCAGAATCCGGTGATCCAGGGACAGACAGATATTGGCCATGGAGCGCACGGCAATCATGTCATTGATAACAACAGGCCTTTTGACAATGGATTCGAATGTCAGAATCGCCGCCTGCGGGTAGTTGATGATCGGATAGGACAGAATAGAACCGAAGGAACCGGTGTTGTTGACGGTAAAGGTACCGCCCTGCATATCATCCAGGCGCAGCTTACCCTCGCGGGTTTTCTGGGCCAGTTCATCGATCTCGCGGGCCAGTCCGGCTATATTCTTCTGGTCGGCCTTTTTGATAACCGGCGTCATGACGGAATCCTCTGTACCGACAGCAAGCGCGATATTGATATCACGTTTGACGATGATTTTATCAACGGCCCAAACCGAGTTCATAATCGGGTAATCCTTGATCGCACTGACCACAGCCTTCATCATAAAGGCGAGATAAGTCAGATTGATCCCTTCCTTGCGTTTGAACTCATCCTTTATTTTGTTGCGCAGCACGACCAGATTGGTTACATCCACTTCAATCATCGTCCAGGCATGCGGAATTTCCGATACACTCTGGCGCATTCTTGTCGCGATTGTGTTGCGGATCGGTGTAACGTCGATCAGATACTCCGAGCTGCTGCCAAGTCCGCCTTCCACCTCAATCGTTGGAATACGCGGGGACTCGCTCAGGTGAAGACCGGAATGACGGACCGGCTCCAGCTTCTCCTGTACCTCCGCCTGAATGGCCTGCAGCGCAGGCTGCTGGGAGGCTTCAGGTACAGTCCGGGCTTCAGGCGCTGCGCCCGGCTGCGGGGTCGCAGCTTGAGCGGCAGCAGCGCCGCCGTTCTCCAGGAACATCAGCACATCCTTGCGTGTGATGCGTCCGCCGAGTCCGGTGCCCGGCACGGCGCCTAGGTCTATGCGGTGCTCAGCGGCAAGCGTCTGCACCGCCGGCGAGTAGCGGGAGCGCATCGGCGCGTCCGCTGCTGAAGGAGCCAGCGCAGCCGGTCTGCCCGGTGCGGCAGGCGTGCTCGGGGCAGATGCTGCTGAAGCCGCCGGTGCGGAGCTTCCGGCAGGCGCAGCAACGGCGATGCGGGCGATGATCTCGCCCACGCTGACCGTCTGGCCTTCCTCGGCCAGCAGCTCTACCAGCGTACCTTCCACGGTGGAAGGGAGCTCGGCATTCACTTTATCGGTAATGAGGTCACAGAGCGGTTCATATTGCTCTACCAGATCCCCCGGCTTCTTCAGCCACTTGCCAATCGTAGCTGACACCAGCGATTCCGCAAGCTGCGGCATAATCACATCAGTCAGCTTTGTATTGTCAGACATGTTGTCACTCCTTAAAAGTTTTGTAAGCAGATGCTTCCTGGGATTACTTCGTACAAAACTCACTTCGAAAGCATACGCTTAAAGTTTTGTAAGCAGATGCTTCCTGGATTAACTTCGTACAAAACCCGCTTCGGAAGCATGTTAATTAGTACTGTGCCAGCCGGAGCATTTCCGCCTTCACTTTATCCTTGCTCAGCATGAAGAACTTCTCCATCGGCGGGCTAATCGGCATCGCCGGCACATCAGGGCCGCACAGCCGGAAGATCGGCGCGTCCAGCTCGAACAGGCAGTGTTCAGCGATAATCGCTGCCACCTCTCCGCCGATGCCCCCGGTTTTGTTGTCCTCGTGGACAATCAGCACCTTGCCGGTCTGGCGGGCCGCCGCAATAATCGCGTCACGGTCAAGCGGCTGCAGGGTGCGCAGATCAAGAATATGCGCGGTAATCCCTTCCTCGCGCTCCAGTTCCTCTGCTGCCTGCATCGCAAAATGCAGCGGCAGACTGTACCCGATAACCGTGATATCACTGCCTTCACGCAGCAGGTTCGCTTCGCCGATCGGCACGGTGTAATCACCTTCAGGCACATCTTCCTTAATCAGCTTGTAGCATTTCTTATTCTCAAAGAACAGCACCGGATCAGGGTCCCGTACTGCTGATTTCAGCAGTCCCTTGGCATCGGCTGCCGAATAAGGCGCTACAATCTTCAGTCCGGGCGTACCGAAGAAGATTGATTCCGGGCACTGGGAATGGTACAGTCCGCCGAAGATCCCTCCGCCGATCGGCGCACGGATCACAATCGGACAGCTCCAGTCGTTATTGGAACGGTAGCGGATTTTGGCCGCTTCACTGATAATCTGGTTGGTGGCCGGGAGCATAAAGTCAGAGTACTGCATTTCCGCAATCGGCTTCATGCCGTACATTGCTGCCCCGATGGCAACACCTGCAATCGCCGATTCGGCCAGCGGTGTATCCATTACACGCTCTTCCCCGAATTGCTCCTGCAATCCCTTAGTGGTGGTGAACACACCGCCCTTAAGGCCAACATCCTCGCCGAGCACAAATACCGAATCATCGCGTTCCATTTCTTCCTTCATCGCCAAACGGATGGCATCGATATATTCCATCATCGCCATGAGTTATGCTCCTCCTTTGAGGCCGGAATCATCGTACACATGCAGCAGCGTGTCTTCCGGTTTCGGAAACGGTGCATTTTCCGCGTATGCGATAGCCTCTTTAAGTTCCAAATTATATTCAGCGGCAAGATCACGCTCCTGCTCGTCACTCCACAGTCCTAGTCCGGTCAGATAGGTGCGGAACGCGGCAATGCCGTCTTTTTTCCAGTTCTCGTCGACCTCTTCCTTGGTCCGGTAAGCCAGATCATTATCAGAGGTGGAATGCGGCGACAAACGGTACATCATCGCTTCAATCAGTGTCGGCCCTTCCCCGGCAATCGCGCGCTCCCGCGCCTCCTTAACCACGCGGTACACTTCAAGCGGATCATTACCGTCAACGCGCACGCCCGGGAAGCCGTAGCCCAGCGCACGGTCACTGATTTTGCCGCCAAGCTGCTTGTGGACCGGAACAGAAATGGCATACTGGTTGTTCTGGCAAAAAATAATGACCGGCAGCTTATTCACACCCGCAAAATTGCAGGCTTCATGGAAATCCCCCTGGTTGCTGGAGCCTTCTCCGAAGGTGACAAAGGACACGAATTTCTTCTTCTTCATCTTAGCTGCCAGAGCGAAGCCAACCGCATGCGGAACCTGGGTTGTCACAGGACTTGAGCCCGTCACGATGCGCAGGCGCTTGCTGCCGAAATGGCCCGGCATCTGCCGGCCGCCGCTGTTGGGGTCCTCCGCCTTAGCGAATACGGACAGCATCAGCTCACGCGTAGTCATGCCCACCGACAATACAAAGGCGTAATCACGGTAATACGGTAAAAAATAATCATTCTGCCGGTCCAGCGCAAACGCTGCTGCAACCTGCGCCGCCTCCTGGCCGATACCGGAGACATGAAAGTTAATCTTGCCGGCACGCTGCAGCAGCAAACTGCGCTCATCGTATTTGCGCCCGAGCTGCATATATCTGTACATATCAATGACCTGGCCGTCTGTGAGTCCAAGCTGTGAATGTCTGTTAACCGTTCCTACAGTAGTACCTTGGGATTCCATACAGAGGTACCTCCTAAATATTTTGATAGCTATACTGCCTGCTGCTTCGTACAACTCCATCTATTATGCCCTGATCTTATAACCAGGTACTAAACCTAACTCAAGATCATTATAAGCCCTTTACAGTCAAAAAGAAAAGAGAGGAAAAGCCGGAATAGCGCTATTTTACGGTCATCTGACGTAATTAGCTCTCTTTCGGCTTCCTTTTATTACCCGCATCGTTTCCTAGAATCCTATTGCTCTGCCATCCACAGCCAGCATTGCTTCTCCAATAATCTCGGACAAGGTCGGATGGGCATGGATCGCTTCCCCGATCTCCCAAGGTGTGGCATCCAGCAGCTGCGCCAGCGCAGCTTCCCCGATCAGGTCGGTCACATGAGGACCGATCATCTGCACCCCAAGAATATCCCCGCTGGTGCGGTCAGCTACAACCTTGACGAAGCCATCCTTCATCCCATACACAATCGCCTTACCGATGGCCGAGAACGGGAATTTCCCGGTGACCACATCATGACCCAGGCTCTGGGCTTCCTTCTCTGTATAACCGACACTGGCTACTTCCGGCCTAGTATAGACACAGCGAGGGACAAGGTGGGCATGATACGGATGAAGCTTCTCCCCGGCCAGATGATTGACGGCACGAATACCTTCATGGCTCGCGGCATGGGCCAGCTGCAATCCCCCGATACAGTCGCCGATCGCATAGATATGGGGCTCGCCTGTCTGCATGTTGTCATTGACCTCGATAACCCCTTTATCAAAGCGGATATCGGTATTTTCCAGCCCGATATTCTCAACATTGGCTACTCTGCCTACAGAGACCAGCAGCTTTCCGGCGGACAGGGTCTGGCTCTGCTCCCCTTTGCGGGCTTCGATGGTAATACCGTCCTCCGTCACCACGCAGGTCTCCGCATCGACAGTGGTTCCGGTCAGAACCTTCACTCCGCGTTTTTTGAGCAGGCGCATGAGCTCCCTGGCAATCTCCGCATCCTCCAGCGGCAGCAGCTGGTCTGCTGCTTCCACAACCGTAACCTGGACACCAAAATCCGCCAGCATTGAAGCCCATTCCACTCCGATCACTCCGCCGCCTACGATAATGATCGAAGAAGGCAGCTCTTCCAGCGTCAGCGCTTCCTCACTGCTGAGAATAACTTGGCCGTCCGGCTTAAGGCCGGGCAGTACACGCGGACGGGAGCCCGTCGCGATAATCAGATGGGTAGAGACCACCGTCTCCATTTCGCCATCCTCCAGCTCCACTGCCACCGCACCGCTGCGCGGGGAGAAGATTGAAGGGCCGATAATCCGTCCCTTGCCCTTCAGCACCTGAATTTTATTTTTGCGCATCAGAAACTGTACGCCCTGGTGCAGCTGCTCGACAACAGCTTCCTTGCGGCTCTGTACTTTCGGAAATACCAGCTTTACGCCGGCAGTTTCGATGCCGTAGCTCTCGCTCTCTTGTATTTCAGCATATACCTCTGCACTGCGCAGCAGCGACTTGCTCGGAATGCAGCCGCGGTGCAGGCAGGTTCCGCCCAGTTTGTCCATTTCGATGACGACGACAGACTTGCCCAGCTGGGCCGCGCGGATCGCTGCCACATATCCGCCGGTTCCTCCGCCCAGAATAGCCACGTCACAGGAAATTGTCATTATATGTATCCTCCAGTCATTACTCATAAGTTCTGCATAACTCCCTACATTGTACTCCCTTTTAAGCCTAATACAAAACTTATAAACGTCATGTAAACATGGACTTTTACCGGTTGAAGCGTTATCATATGGGTGAATCCAAAGGCCTGCAAGGGAGATGAATCCTAAATGAAACTGCTCATTTCACGCTTCATTGCTATTCTCATTCTCGTTCTTCCGGGTCTGATGGCGATGAAGGGCTTCCTGATGATGAAGGATGATATTTTCAACTACGTCTCCATGCACGGCGATGATACTGTAACCCCCGTATTCGCCTGGCTGCATTTTGGCGGCGGACTGCTTCTGTTCCTGGCAGGAATGAGCTTCCTCGGCGGCTGGATTCTGACCAGAGACCGCAAGAAGAACTACGTGGGACCCCGATTCCGGGAAAAGCAAAAAGCCCAGCAGCCGGCCTCACCGGATACAACGGTTTAAACATACCGCATTCTAAGGTTCCACACTATCCCCTTTAGTTTAGTCTTCAATTTCGATCTTATATAAATACAAAAGGCAGCTCCGGCAAACCCGGAACTGCTTTTTGTATTGCTTTATTCCGCCCTTGAAGCTGCTGAAGCCCCCCGCACCAGCTCACTGTACAGTCCGCCCTGCCGCAACAGCTCCTCATGGGAACCCTGCTGCTGCAACCGTCCGTTCTTGAGCACCAGAATGCGGTCTGCAGCGCGGATCGTACCCAGCCTGTGGGCAATGACAAAGCTGGTCCGGCCCTTCATCAGCGCCTGCAGACCCTCCTGAATCTTGATTTCGGTCACGGTATCAATGCTGCTTGTTGCTTCGTCCAGCACGAGCATCGACGGGTTAGCCAGAATCGCCCGCGAAATCGCCAGCAGCTGCTTCTGCCCCTGGCTGATCCCGTTTCCATCCACCGACAGCATCCGGTCATACCCGCCGCGCATCCGCATAATAAAAGCATGGGCACCAGCAAGCTTCGCCGCCTGCTCCACTTCCTCATCCGTAGCCTCCAGCCTGCCGTAGCGGATGTTGTCGCGGATCGTCCCCTTGAACAGAAAGGAATCCTGCAGCACAAAAGCCATATGGCTGCGCAGACTTTCCCGCCGGATGGAGGACAAGTCCTGGCCGTCGAGGGTAATGCTGCCTTTGTCCGGATCATAAAAACGCGACAGCAGCCCGATCAGCGTTGTTTTACCTGCACCCGTAGGCCCGACCAGTGCGATCATCTCACCAGGCTTCGCTTCAAAGCTGATATCCTGCAGAATATCAGCCCCTTCGTCATAGGAGAAGGATACCCCCGAAAACTTCACCGCACCTTCCACATGCTCCAGCAGATGTGCAGCGCCTTCATCCCTCGCTTCCTTCTCCTCGTCCATCACTTCGAACACCCGCTCCGCTCCGGCAATCGCCGACAAAAGGGTGTTCCACTGATTAGCCAAGTCATTCAGCGGCCGCGTGAACTGGCGTGTATATTCCACAAAAGCGATAATCACTCCGACAGTGACCAGGCCGCGGATGGCCAGCAGACCGCCGACCCCTGCAACGATAGCAAAGCTAAGATTGTTAAGCCCGTTCATCAATTTGGGAATAAAGCCGGAAATCGACTGTGCCCAGTACCCGGACAGCATAATACGCCCGTTCCGCTCGCGGAAACCGTTGATTACCCGTTCCTCCTGGGAGAAGGCCTTTATAATCCGCTGGCCGGATAAGGTCTCCTCAATGAATCCGTTAAGCTCGCCCAGATTGCGCTGGCGCTCCTTAAATAGCGGGCCTGTACGCCGCGTAATCCAGCGCATGCCAAATGTCATCAGCGGCACGACAATGAACGTCAGCAGAGTCAGCAGCGGACTCAGCCACAGCATCACTCCAACCGTCCCCAGTAAGGTCAAGACACTCGAGAAAATTTGGATTGCCGAGCTGTTAAGCGTCGAGCTGATATTCTCGATATCATTCGTCAGGCGGCTCATAATCTCACCCTGCTGCCTGCGGTTAAAGAAGGAGATCGGCAGACGGTGTAAATGTGCGAACAGATCCGTACGGATCCGGTATACCGTCTCCTGGGCAATTTCGATCATCCAGATATTCTGCAGCCACGACGTAAGAGAATTTAACACATAGACCGAGGCCAGCGTGATTAAAAAAACGATCCAGGTGCTGCCCCCGTCTCCCTCCAGGTAATGATCCACCGCTCTGCTGATCAGATAAGGCCCCAGCAGGGCAAGCCCGGAGCTGAGCAGCACCATTACCAGCACCAGGATCAGCTTTGCCTTGCGTGCAGCCAGATAAGCCCAGATCCGTTTCAGTGTAGCTGATGAATTTTTCGCCCTGGCTTTCGGCTTCCGTCCGGCGGGGGATCCGAAGCTCTTCCCCTCACCCAGCCCCAGTTCCAGCTTCGGATGGCGGAAAGGCTCAAGTAGTGCTTTGAACATGCTGCGCCGCCTCCTCATTCTGTGATTCATTAATTTTGCGGTAAAGGGCTGAATCCTTCATCAGCTCCCCGTGTGTTCCCCCGGCGATCAGCCTGCCCTCATCAAGCAGCAGAATCAAATCAGCAGAGACAGTAGAGCTAATCTTCTGGGTAATGAGGAAGGTGGTGCAGGACATTTTTTTGAGTTCTTTCAGCAGCAGCCCCTCGGTTACCGCATCAAGGGCACTGGTGCTGTCATCCAGAATCAGAATTGCCGGCTTCCTTACGAGTGCCCTGGCAATGGTCATCCGCTGTTTCTGGCCTCCGGACAGATTGACCCCGCGCTGGCCCAGCATCGTCTCATAGCCTTGAGGCAGACCAGTGATCGTCTCGTGGATCTGGGCTGCCGCAGCCGCCTGTTCAATCTCCTCTGCCGTAGCATGCTCATTTCCCCAGGCAATATTTTCACGCACCGAACCGGAGAACAGCATGATCTCCTGCGGAACATAACCAATAGACCTGCGCAGCCTGCTAACCTCCATCTCAGAGCTGTTCTCTCCATCAATCCTGATGATCCCGCTGTCAGGCTCGTATAGACGGGGAATCAGGCTTACCAGCGATGACTTTCCGGAGCCGGTTGCACCCATGATGGCTACACGCTCACCAGGCTGAACCGCAAATGAGATTTGCTCCAGCACAGCTATATCGCTTCCCGGGTAACTGAAGCTTACATCAATGAATTCCACTCTGCCTTCGATGGATGCCTCTTCATGGGTTTGTTTCACCAGATTTTCCCCTGCCGCATGTGACCCGCTTACCTGTACATCTGCCGATCCGATTTCTCCCCGGTCCTCAGGCGAAGACATTACTTCTGAAATACGCTGCTCCGAAGCAACAGCCCGGGAGAAAGTCGCCATAATCCAGGAAAGGGCCGACA of the Paenibacillus pedocola genome contains:
- a CDS encoding thiamine pyrophosphate-dependent dehydrogenase E1 component subunit alpha — protein: MESQGTTVGTVNRHSQLGLTDGQVIDMYRYMQLGRKYDERSLLLQRAGKINFHVSGIGQEAAQVAAAFALDRQNDYFLPYYRDYAFVLSVGMTTRELMLSVFAKAEDPNSGGRQMPGHFGSKRLRIVTGSSPVTTQVPHAVGFALAAKMKKKKFVSFVTFGEGSSNQGDFHEACNFAGVNKLPVIIFCQNNQYAISVPVHKQLGGKISDRALGYGFPGVRVDGNDPLEVYRVVKEARERAIAGEGPTLIEAMMYRLSPHSTSDNDLAYRTKEEVDENWKKDGIAAFRTYLTGLGLWSDEQERDLAAEYNLELKEAIAYAENAPFPKPEDTLLHVYDDSGLKGGA
- a CDS encoding DUF2627 domain-containing protein is translated as MKLLISRFIAILILVLPGLMAMKGFLMMKDDIFNYVSMHGDDTVTPVFAWLHFGGGLLLFLAGMSFLGGWILTRDRKKNYVGPRFREKQKAQQPASPDTTV
- a CDS encoding ABC transporter ATP-binding protein; this translates as MNLIFLYLKKYRVAAIAALVMMGIELTVELSQPLLIAKIIDNGIREKDMTVVWLWGGVLTFSAVIAFAAGILSSFFASHASQGFAYDLRDKLYEKVQSFTYEVFSRFQTSSLITRLTGDVTQLQDTVFMALRFMTRVPLVVLGSVIMALVVHVKLGLLLAVTLPLLIVVLTWVMRRSSALFKIVQSRVDGVNGVIQENLTGIRLIRVFVRMGHEIGRFASYSGSLMKSTVAALRLTETMGPLIMLIVNAGIVAVLWFGRIEISAGQATLGETVAVINYSLRTIGAMSALSWIMATFSRAVASEQRISEVMSSPEDRGEIGSADVQVSGSHAAGENLVKQTHEEASIEGRVEFIDVSFSYPGSDIAVLEQISFAVQPGERVAIMGATGSGKSSLVSLIPRLYEPDSGIIRIDGENSSEMEVSRLRRSIGYVPQEIMLFSGSVRENIAWGNEHATAEEIEQAAAAAQIHETITGLPQGYETMLGQRGVNLSGGQKQRMTIARALVRKPAILILDDSTSALDAVTEGLLLKELKKMSCTTFLITQKISSTVSADLILLLDEGRLIAGGTHGELMKDSALYRKINESQNEEAAQHVQSTT
- a CDS encoding dihydrolipoamide acetyltransferase family protein, translated to MSDNTKLTDVIMPQLAESLVSATIGKWLKKPGDLVEQYEPLCDLITDKVNAELPSTVEGTLVELLAEEGQTVSVGEIIARIAVAAPAGSSAPAASAASAPSTPAAPGRPAALAPSAADAPMRSRYSPAVQTLAAEHRIDLGAVPGTGLGGRITRKDVLMFLENGGAAAAQAATPQPGAAPEARTVPEASQQPALQAIQAEVQEKLEPVRHSGLHLSESPRIPTIEVEGGLGSSSEYLIDVTPIRNTIATRMRQSVSEIPHAWTMIEVDVTNLVVLRNKIKDEFKRKEGINLTYLAFMMKAVVSAIKDYPIMNSVWAVDKIIVKRDINIALAVGTEDSVMTPVIKKADQKNIAGLAREIDELAQKTREGKLRLDDMQGGTFTVNNTGSFGSILSYPIINYPQAAILTFESIVKRPVVINDMIAVRSMANICLSLDHRILDGVICGRFLQRVKDNLESYTPDTKLY
- the lipB gene encoding lipoyl(octanoyl) transferase LipB — protein: MNQPEPGKLELSYHPLMEYGTAWELQKKSVLAIDAGEANEQLILLQHPPTYTIGSQNHPEHLLLSKEQLEEQGIALFEIDRGGDITYHGPGQLVGYPLLKLGEEGKVDLRGYLRRLESVIIDYLAAQGIEGTRKPEYTGVWVGDEKICAIGVKFNKSRSRRGFITSHGFAFNISEGIGRRGFQGIIPCGISSYGITSLEECSGRSFELEQVAEALIPYFLRHFPYEAVRAESPVPAD
- the prli42 gene encoding stressosome-associated protein Prli42; translated protein: MNRQKWFRVVIYVMLIAMVASTVLLVIEPFMAG
- the lpdA gene encoding dihydrolipoyl dehydrogenase — translated: MTISCDVAILGGGTGGYVAAIRAAQLGKSVVVIEMDKLGGTCLHRGCIPSKSLLRSAEVYAEIQESESYGIETAGVKLVFPKVQSRKEAVVEQLHQGVQFLMRKNKIQVLKGKGRIIGPSIFSPRSGAVAVELEDGEMETVVSTHLIIATGSRPRVLPGLKPDGQVILSSEEALTLEELPSSIIIVGGGVIGVEWASMLADFGVQVTVVEAADQLLPLEDAEIARELMRLLKKRGVKVLTGTTVDAETCVVTEDGITIEARKGEQSQTLSAGKLLVSVGRVANVENIGLENTDIRFDKGVIEVNDNMQTGEPHIYAIGDCIGGLQLAHAASHEGIRAVNHLAGEKLHPYHAHLVPRCVYTRPEVASVGYTEKEAQSLGHDVVTGKFPFSAIGKAIVYGMKDGFVKVVADRTSGDILGVQMIGPHVTDLIGEAALAQLLDATPWEIGEAIHAHPTLSEIIGEAMLAVDGRAIGF
- a CDS encoding ABC transporter ATP-binding protein — protein: MFKALLEPFRHPKLELGLGEGKSFGSPAGRKPKARAKNSSATLKRIWAYLAARKAKLILVLVMVLLSSGLALLGPYLISRAVDHYLEGDGGSTWIVFLITLASVYVLNSLTSWLQNIWMIEIAQETVYRIRTDLFAHLHRLPISFFNRRQQGEIMSRLTNDIENISSTLNSSAIQIFSSVLTLLGTVGVMLWLSPLLTLLTFIVVPLMTFGMRWITRRTGPLFKERQRNLGELNGFIEETLSGQRIIKAFSQEERVINGFRERNGRIMLSGYWAQSISGFIPKLMNGLNNLSFAIVAGVGGLLAIRGLVTVGVIIAFVEYTRQFTRPLNDLANQWNTLLSAIAGAERVFEVMDEEKEARDEGAAHLLEHVEGAVKFSGVSFSYDEGADILQDISFEAKPGEMIALVGPTGAGKTTLIGLLSRFYDPDKGSITLDGQDLSSIRRESLRSHMAFVLQDSFLFKGTIRDNIRYGRLEATDEEVEQAAKLAGAHAFIMRMRGGYDRMLSVDGNGISQGQKQLLAISRAILANPSMLVLDEATSSIDTVTEIKIQEGLQALMKGRTSFVIAHRLGTIRAADRILVLKNGRLQQQGSHEELLRQGGLYSELVRGASAASRAE
- a CDS encoding alpha-ketoacid dehydrogenase subunit beta, with product MAMMEYIDAIRLAMKEEMERDDSVFVLGEDVGLKGGVFTTTKGLQEQFGEERVMDTPLAESAIAGVAIGAAMYGMKPIAEMQYSDFMLPATNQIISEAAKIRYRSNNDWSCPIVIRAPIGGGIFGGLYHSQCPESIFFGTPGLKIVAPYSAADAKGLLKSAVRDPDPVLFFENKKCYKLIKEDVPEGDYTVPIGEANLLREGSDITVIGYSLPLHFAMQAAEELEREEGITAHILDLRTLQPLDRDAIIAAARQTGKVLIVHEDNKTGGIGGEVAAIIAEHCLFELDAPIFRLCGPDVPAMPISPPMEKFFMLSKDKVKAEMLRLAQY